From one Leifsonia soli genomic stretch:
- a CDS encoding DUF2277 domain-containing protein, producing the protein MCRNIRCLHNFEPPTTDDEVREAALQFVRKVSGSTHPSRANTPAFEQAIDEIAEATRRMLDQLVTSAPPKSRELEAAKGRQRHEKRMEREVRIRTASA; encoded by the coding sequence ATGTGCCGGAACATCCGTTGCCTTCACAACTTCGAACCGCCCACGACCGACGATGAGGTGCGGGAGGCCGCGCTCCAGTTCGTCCGGAAGGTCAGCGGCTCGACGCATCCCTCACGCGCCAACACCCCGGCGTTCGAGCAGGCTATCGACGAGATCGCCGAGGCGACCAGACGGATGCTGGACCAGCTGGTCACGAGCGCCCCGCCGAAGAGCCGGGAGCTCGAGGCGGCGAAGGGCCGACAACGGCACGAGAAGCGCATGGAGCGCGAGGTGAGGATCCGGACGGCGTCGGCGTGA